The following proteins are co-located in the Shouchella hunanensis genome:
- a CDS encoding MnhB domain-containing protein: protein MKYSRSHDVMQRVLITITIYFLVAFSFYLFFAGHNNPGGGFIGGLMTASAFILIYLIFDRRVANRIIRFSFPGILATGLFVSLFVGLIGPVFGDEMFTQYFDYFDLPFFGEVELTTAVPFDFGIYLVVVGMAMAATVTIAEDESKWKS, encoded by the coding sequence GTGAAGTATTCAAGATCCCATGACGTCATGCAACGAGTCTTAATTACAATTACCATATATTTTCTCGTTGCGTTTTCCTTTTATCTGTTCTTCGCAGGTCACAATAATCCGGGTGGAGGCTTTATAGGTGGGCTAATGACAGCAAGTGCGTTTATTTTAATCTACCTTATTTTTGATCGACGTGTAGCTAACCGAATTATCCGTTTTTCATTTCCGGGTATTTTAGCAACCGGATTGTTCGTATCTCTTTTCGTTGGCCTCATTGGTCCGGTTTTTGGTGACGAGATGTTTACTCAGTATTTCGATTACTTCGACTTACCATTCTTTGGCGAAGTTGAGTTAACAACAGCAGTCCCGTTTGATTTTGGTATTTATCTAGTTGTTGTTGGGATGGCAATGGCGGCTACAGTAACAATTGCGGAGGATGAATCAAAATGGAAATCTTAA
- the yhbY gene encoding ribosome assembly RNA-binding protein YhbY has translation MLTNKQKRFLRSKSHPIQPIFQVGKAGVNENMITQINEALEVRELIKVSILQNCMEDKDSITAEMVEGTKAHVVQVIGSTIILYKKSVNNPKLQLPN, from the coding sequence ATGTTAACGAATAAGCAGAAACGATTTTTGAGAAGTAAATCTCATCCCATTCAGCCGATTTTTCAGGTTGGAAAAGCGGGTGTGAATGAAAATATGATCACACAAATAAATGAAGCACTTGAAGTAAGAGAACTTATAAAAGTATCGATTTTACAAAACTGTATGGAAGACAAAGATTCAATCACAGCGGAAATGGTGGAAGGTACGAAAGCGCATGTCGTTCAGGTAATTGGTAGTACAATCATTCTATACAAAAAATCGGTAAACAATCCTAAGCTACAACTACCAAATTAA
- a CDS encoding Na+/H+ antiporter subunit E, which produces MAFQLLINVVLAIVWMLFQNSFTIVDFVVGYTIGFFVVLVLIRFKGYEFYFSRVWSLIKLILVFMKELAIANVVVLKTALSPKMDVAPGIVAVPTRLETETEKTMFAVMMTLTPGTLSIEFSLDSNVIFVHALDARNRDEIIDTVQNTFERGILEVTRR; this is translated from the coding sequence ATGGCTTTTCAATTATTAATTAACGTCGTTCTTGCCATTGTTTGGATGCTGTTTCAGAATAGCTTCACCATTGTTGATTTTGTGGTTGGCTATACGATTGGATTTTTCGTTGTCTTAGTACTGATAAGGTTTAAAGGCTATGAATTTTACTTTTCCCGGGTGTGGTCTCTCATAAAGCTCATTCTCGTTTTCATGAAAGAGCTGGCTATAGCTAATGTGGTTGTATTAAAGACCGCATTAAGCCCTAAGATGGACGTAGCACCGGGAATCGTAGCGGTCCCTACTCGACTCGAAACTGAAACAGAAAAAACAATGTTTGCAGTTATGATGACATTGACACCTGGAACACTATCCATTGAATTCTCGCTAGATTCAAATGTGATATTCGTACACGCATTAGATGCTAGGAACCGAGATGAGATTATTGATACAGTTCAAAATACGTTTGAACGAGGCATTTTGGAGGTGACACGGAGATAA
- a CDS encoding Na+/H+ antiporter subunit A, with product MSSLHLAILLPFIAAIVIPFIYPLTKRLHTGWITMLIPTALFMYFVFRLEDTANGGYIVEEMAWVPSLDINFDAYLDGLGLLFALLITGIGALVVLYSIFYLDKTKEQLANFYVYLLMFMGAMLGIVLSDNLIVLYIFWEITSLSSALLISYWFTNKGSIFGARKSMLVTVFGGFAMMAGFILLYMETGTFSIQALIDQRDLIMASPYFIPAMILVLLGAFTKSAQFPFHFWLPDAMEAPTPVSAYLHSATMVKAGIYLVARMTPVFAGASEWFWIIVVTGLITLVWGSVSAVRQKDLKGILAFSTISQLGLLMVLLGLGSAAFTGETIDENLVYSAAIMTAVIHLFNHATFKGSLFMAVGIIDHETGTRNLQKLGGLMAIMPVTFTISLVGLASMAGIPPFNGFISKEMFFTELLQISSMNVSGVETWGVVILAVAWIASVFTFLYCAILFFKTFFGPFEKKNFSKEVHEAPLGMLISPIILGGLVIVLGLFPNLLVPTVIEPAVASILPHLPAEELTINLSLWHGLNTELLMSLGVIGFGTTLYMTYPKWKNLAIMQQDRDPFNSVYDKGLDGLSTSSEWITNVQMTGRLKDYFTYMLLFIVSLLTYSFIRSDSFTLSFTQTEEAPLFLYGIVFLTILSTIALLFMKERIPLIITIGVVGFLMALLFAVFSAQDLAMTQLLIETVTVVLLLLAFRHLPEMVQETGSRLRKSLHIALSASVGLLVFLIGTASFALRNDANFTPISEYFIENSYSLAGGENMVNVILVDFRGLDTILEVLVLAIVALAILMMVKLRFKGGEDV from the coding sequence ATGTCAAGCCTGCATCTTGCGATTTTGCTGCCTTTTATTGCAGCCATTGTCATTCCATTCATCTACCCGCTGACAAAACGTTTACACACTGGCTGGATCACTATGCTTATTCCAACAGCATTATTTATGTATTTCGTTTTTCGATTAGAAGATACAGCTAACGGCGGGTACATAGTAGAGGAAATGGCTTGGGTTCCATCTTTAGACATTAACTTCGATGCATATCTAGATGGGCTAGGCCTGCTGTTTGCCTTGTTAATTACAGGTATTGGCGCTTTGGTTGTTCTCTACTCTATTTTTTACCTTGATAAAACAAAAGAACAACTGGCAAATTTCTATGTGTACCTTTTAATGTTTATGGGCGCTATGCTCGGTATTGTTTTATCAGATAATCTTATCGTACTGTATATTTTCTGGGAAATAACGAGTTTGTCTTCCGCGTTACTCATCAGCTATTGGTTCACGAACAAAGGATCCATTTTCGGTGCTAGAAAGTCCATGCTGGTCACTGTATTCGGTGGTTTTGCGATGATGGCTGGATTTATTCTTCTTTATATGGAAACCGGAACATTTAGTATTCAAGCACTAATCGATCAACGTGATCTCATTATGGCTAGTCCGTACTTTATTCCAGCAATGATTTTAGTCTTATTAGGAGCATTTACAAAGTCAGCTCAATTCCCATTTCACTTTTGGTTACCAGATGCAATGGAAGCTCCAACCCCTGTTAGTGCTTATCTTCATTCAGCCACAATGGTAAAAGCAGGGATTTATTTAGTTGCGAGGATGACACCTGTCTTTGCTGGTGCCTCTGAATGGTTTTGGATTATCGTCGTTACAGGTCTTATTACGCTTGTATGGGGGTCCGTTTCGGCAGTTCGACAAAAAGATTTAAAAGGGATTCTTGCATTTTCAACCATTAGTCAATTAGGTTTACTTATGGTTTTACTTGGACTCGGATCAGCAGCCTTTACAGGTGAAACGATTGATGAAAATCTTGTTTACTCAGCAGCGATTATGACTGCAGTCATTCACTTATTTAATCATGCCACGTTTAAAGGTAGTTTATTTATGGCAGTTGGTATCATTGACCACGAAACCGGAACAAGAAATCTTCAAAAATTAGGTGGGTTAATGGCTATTATGCCTGTGACTTTTACCATATCTTTAGTTGGACTAGCCTCTATGGCTGGAATACCACCTTTTAACGGCTTTATTAGTAAAGAAATGTTCTTTACGGAGCTTCTTCAAATTTCGTCAATGAATGTCTCAGGTGTCGAAACATGGGGAGTTGTGATACTAGCAGTCGCTTGGATTGCAAGCGTATTTACGTTTTTATATTGTGCCATCTTATTCTTTAAAACGTTTTTTGGCCCTTTCGAAAAAAAGAATTTCTCAAAAGAAGTGCATGAAGCTCCACTCGGCATGCTGATTAGTCCTATTATTTTAGGCGGGCTTGTTATTGTTTTAGGATTATTTCCTAACTTACTCGTTCCAACAGTGATTGAACCAGCAGTCGCAAGTATCTTGCCTCATTTGCCTGCTGAAGAACTAACCATTAACTTAAGTTTATGGCACGGTTTAAACACCGAATTACTAATGTCACTTGGTGTCATTGGTTTTGGAACAACACTCTATATGACGTATCCAAAATGGAAAAACCTTGCGATAATGCAACAGGATCGCGATCCTTTCAATTCAGTCTATGATAAAGGTCTTGATGGGTTATCAACCAGTTCTGAATGGATAACAAATGTACAAATGACAGGTCGATTAAAAGACTATTTCACTTACATGCTTTTATTTATTGTCAGTTTGTTAACATACAGTTTCATTCGTTCTGATAGCTTTACCCTCTCATTTACTCAAACTGAAGAAGCACCATTGTTTTTGTACGGAATTGTTTTCTTGACAATTCTTAGTACAATAGCTCTTTTATTTATGAAAGAACGCATTCCACTCATTATTACTATCGGCGTTGTTGGCTTTTTGATGGCCTTACTTTTCGCTGTATTTAGTGCACAAGATTTGGCAATGACCCAACTCTTAATAGAAACCGTAACCGTTGTACTATTGCTTTTAGCGTTCAGACACTTACCAGAGATGGTGCAAGAGACAGGTTCAAGGTTAAGAAAATCTTTACACATTGCCCTTTCAGCAAGTGTAGGATTGTTAGTTTTCTTAATTGGAACAGCATCATTTGCACTTCGAAATGATGCAAATTTCACCCCTATCTCTGAATACTTTATCGAGAATTCGTATTCATTAGCCGGTGGAGAGAACATGGTCAATGTAATTCTAGTTGATTTTCGTGGGCTCGATACGATTTTAGAAGTTCTTGTCCTTGCGATCGTGGCTTTAGCAATCTTGATGATGGTCAAACTTCGATTTAAAGGAGGCGAAGACGTGTGA
- a CDS encoding Na+/H+ antiporter subunit D codes for MNNIIMLPIIIPFFMGTLLILFAKKHLTQRILSSITAVGLTIVSIYIAWLVYEEGPLSIGLGGWEAPFGIAIVADNLAAFMVVLTSIVSATCLFFAFTTIDKRRERYYFYPLFFYLVTGVNGAFLTGDLFNLFVFFEVMLLASYALMVTGSTKFQLRETFKYAVINAFSSMLFLVAIAYVYGILGTVNFAHMAERVAEVEQTGVLQVVAILLFLVFATKGALFPLYFWLPHSYVGPPTAVTALFGGLLTKVGVYCIIRMYTLVFTFDISFTHHTIMLVLGGLTMLLGVLGAVAQFDYKRILSFHIISQIGYMIMGIGLNTALALAGAIYFLAHNMIVKTGLILMSGATEKITGTTDLKKMGGLLKTHPVLAWSFLILGLSIAGIPPLSGFFGKFPLIVAAAEESSYFLVFLSLFVGMLTLFSMIKIFMNVYWGAPQHTKEQATLSITPTLLAASPLVILTIILGLFAEPFFAYTEVIAEDLLNPSVYIQSVLKE; via the coding sequence ATGAATAATATAATTATGCTGCCAATTATCATCCCATTTTTTATGGGGACGTTATTAATTTTATTCGCAAAAAAACATCTCACTCAGCGGATCCTTAGCTCCATTACAGCGGTTGGATTAACCATCGTTTCGATTTACATTGCGTGGCTTGTTTATGAAGAAGGCCCCCTTTCAATTGGGCTTGGTGGATGGGAGGCTCCTTTTGGAATTGCCATTGTCGCTGATAATCTCGCCGCCTTTATGGTTGTCTTAACGAGTATCGTTAGTGCAACATGTCTTTTTTTCGCTTTTACAACCATTGATAAAAGACGGGAACGCTACTACTTTTATCCACTGTTTTTTTATTTAGTAACTGGTGTGAACGGTGCATTTTTAACTGGGGATTTGTTTAATCTCTTCGTTTTTTTTGAAGTGATGTTGCTTGCGTCATATGCCTTAATGGTAACAGGAAGTACGAAGTTCCAGCTTAGAGAAACTTTTAAATACGCGGTTATTAACGCATTCTCTTCCATGTTATTCCTAGTGGCCATTGCGTACGTGTATGGCATTTTAGGTACGGTTAATTTCGCTCACATGGCAGAGCGAGTTGCTGAAGTAGAGCAAACAGGGGTCTTACAAGTCGTAGCCATATTACTTTTTCTTGTTTTTGCTACAAAAGGTGCTCTGTTTCCGCTGTATTTTTGGCTTCCACATTCTTATGTAGGTCCTCCAACAGCAGTTACCGCTTTATTCGGTGGTTTATTAACCAAAGTTGGCGTTTATTGCATCATTCGTATGTATACCCTCGTGTTTACATTTGACATCAGCTTTACCCACCATACGATTATGCTTGTACTTGGTGGTTTAACGATGCTACTCGGTGTACTTGGTGCAGTTGCACAATTTGATTATAAACGTATTTTATCCTTTCATATCATCAGTCAGATAGGCTATATGATAATGGGTATTGGCTTAAATACTGCACTAGCCTTAGCTGGAGCTATCTATTTCCTTGCCCATAACATGATTGTAAAGACCGGTTTAATTTTAATGTCTGGTGCTACTGAGAAAATTACTGGTACAACGGACTTAAAAAAGATGGGCGGACTACTTAAAACGCATCCAGTATTAGCATGGTCTTTTCTTATTCTCGGCTTGTCTATCGCTGGAATTCCCCCATTGAGTGGTTTCTTTGGAAAGTTCCCATTGATTGTTGCTGCAGCAGAAGAATCAAGCTACTTCTTAGTCTTTCTTTCTTTATTTGTCGGGATGCTCACGTTATTTTCAATGATTAAAATCTTCATGAACGTCTATTGGGGAGCTCCCCAACATACGAAGGAGCAAGCAACTCTCTCTATTACACCAACGTTATTAGCGGCATCACCTTTAGTCATTTTGACAATTATTCTCGGTCTTTTCGCAGAACCGTTTTTCGCTTATACAGAAGTCATTGCGGAAGATCTTCTTAATCCATCTGTTTACATTCAATCTGTTCTGAAGGAGTAG
- the yqeH gene encoding ribosome biogenesis GTPase YqeH: protein MSKNEEHYFCSGCGVQIQTSEPKKIGYAPASALTREHVVCKRCFRLTHYNEIQPSGISDQEFLDLIHTLSHKDALIVNIVDVVDLYGSWISSIKRLIGNNTLLLVANKIDLLPKSLNRNKLQHWLMREAGQQGLKPAGSTIISTVTGEGLDETISIIDEMRNGKDVYIVGSANVGKSSFINQLLKRHGGEKDPLITTSHFPGTTLNMIQIPLDQQQSLYDTPGIINRHQLSHYLSDKSLKLITPTKEIKPMVYQLNPGQTLFIGGLARLDFIKGEPTSFIVYVSNRLTIHRTKLEKADQLYQNHIGELLQPPTAEDEQAVFNLKSQTFKLKDGSVDIVFSGLGWITIKGAGVTVNAHAPKEVAISHRTSILA, encoded by the coding sequence ATGAGTAAGAATGAAGAACACTATTTTTGTTCAGGGTGTGGTGTCCAAATACAAACTAGTGAACCTAAAAAAATCGGCTATGCCCCAGCTTCTGCCCTAACAAGAGAACATGTTGTATGCAAAAGGTGTTTTCGGCTAACGCATTATAATGAGATCCAGCCGAGTGGTATTTCAGACCAAGAATTTCTAGACTTGATTCACACACTAAGTCATAAAGATGCGTTAATTGTAAACATTGTTGATGTTGTTGACTTATATGGCAGTTGGATATCGAGCATTAAGCGGCTTATAGGTAATAATACGTTGCTTCTTGTTGCGAACAAGATCGATTTGCTGCCTAAATCTTTGAACCGGAATAAACTCCAGCATTGGTTAATGCGTGAAGCTGGTCAGCAAGGTTTAAAACCGGCGGGCAGTACAATTATTAGTACAGTTACAGGCGAAGGGTTAGATGAAACCATTTCGATTATTGATGAAATGAGAAATGGGAAAGATGTTTACATTGTTGGAAGTGCAAACGTTGGGAAGTCTTCTTTTATCAACCAGCTGTTAAAGCGACATGGTGGTGAAAAGGATCCACTAATTACGACTTCACATTTTCCAGGCACAACGTTAAACATGATTCAAATTCCATTAGATCAACAACAATCGCTATACGATACCCCAGGAATTATTAACCGTCATCAACTTTCTCATTATCTGAGTGATAAGAGCTTAAAGCTTATTACGCCAACAAAAGAAATTAAACCTATGGTATATCAATTAAACCCTGGCCAAACACTTTTTATAGGTGGGTTAGCAAGGTTAGACTTTATTAAAGGTGAGCCAACATCATTTATTGTTTACGTATCCAATCGATTAACGATTCATCGTACTAAACTAGAAAAAGCGGATCAGCTTTATCAAAACCATATTGGTGAACTTCTTCAACCACCAACAGCCGAAGATGAGCAAGCTGTGTTCAATTTAAAAAGCCAGACATTTAAATTGAAGGACGGCTCTGTTGATATTGTTTTTTCTGGACTTGGATGGATTACAATTAAAGGTGCAGGGGTAACTGTGAATGCTCATGCGCCAAAAGAGGTTGCCATTTCTCACCGGACATCAATTTTGGCGTAA
- a CDS encoding CvfB family protein — MMRPGESATLTVVREASFGYFLSDGNEDVLLHKNDVTEAIAIDDSLSVFLYHDHQNRLSATMKTPVIKDDEIGWLEVVQVRPTHGVFVYNGISRDLFISMDEFPQDRSEWPEKGDRLCCSLTWDKKGRLMGRLVKGAPITDKAIAADQSWLNREVTGVVYHFLDEGAAIYVKDGPIAFLHQDEADGIPRLGQSIKGRVHYVREDGRINITQRLKRTDQQDIDAKKVLTYLESRRNQAMPLTDKSAPEDIERAVGMSKAAFKRALGKLMKQKLIEQKEGFTHKVK, encoded by the coding sequence ATGATGAGACCTGGAGAGTCCGCAACTCTTACCGTAGTAAGAGAAGCTTCTTTCGGCTATTTTCTTTCAGACGGTAATGAAGATGTGTTGCTGCATAAAAATGATGTGACGGAAGCGATTGCGATTGATGATTCTTTGAGCGTTTTTTTATATCACGACCACCAAAATCGATTAAGTGCGACCATGAAGACTCCTGTCATTAAAGATGACGAGATTGGCTGGTTAGAAGTCGTACAAGTGAGACCTACACATGGTGTGTTTGTTTATAACGGGATTTCGCGAGATTTATTCATCTCTATGGACGAATTTCCACAAGATCGGAGCGAATGGCCCGAAAAAGGAGATCGTTTATGCTGCTCGCTTACATGGGATAAAAAAGGGCGTCTCATGGGACGACTCGTAAAAGGTGCGCCAATTACGGACAAAGCGATTGCGGCTGATCAGTCTTGGCTTAATCGTGAAGTGACAGGGGTTGTGTACCACTTTTTAGACGAAGGTGCAGCCATTTACGTAAAAGATGGTCCAATCGCTTTTTTACATCAAGATGAAGCTGATGGAATACCACGACTTGGACAAAGTATTAAAGGGCGTGTGCACTATGTACGCGAAGACGGACGCATCAATATTACCCAACGTTTAAAACGAACAGATCAACAAGACATTGATGCGAAAAAAGTGTTAACCTATCTTGAGAGTCGACGTAATCAGGCGATGCCGTTAACGGACAAATCAGCACCAGAAGACATTGAGCGTGCAGTAGGAATGAGTAAAGCAGCGTTTAAACGAGCTCTTGGTAAGCTTATGAAACAAAAGCTTATTGAGCAAAAAGAAGGATTTACCCATAAAGTAAAATGA
- the aroE gene encoding shikimate dehydrogenase, whose amino-acid sequence MKKFALIGQPLSHSLSPSIHRAAYHHMQLLGRYELLETAAEQVEDVIELVRTGEIDGLNVTIPHKVAVMPFLDAIDEDAIAIGAVNTIKKVGNQVIGYNTDAEGFKESLLERLHINTVREQRVLVIGAGGAARAIVHTLGKDGAVLTIVNRTMSKAEDLAAMYPFDVTVLTIEAAEAMLNQFDIVINTTSVGMSSFTNASPIKLNQLASSTLVCDLIYNPLETTLLKEAKSRGNATLNGVGMLVNQAALAIEIWTGQKPNRKLMEVTLVSEVRK is encoded by the coding sequence GTGAAGAAATTTGCGTTAATTGGTCAACCATTAAGTCACAGCCTAAGCCCAAGTATTCATCGAGCTGCTTATCATCACATGCAACTCCTTGGGCGCTATGAACTCTTAGAGACTGCGGCTGAGCAAGTGGAGGACGTTATTGAGTTAGTTCGAACGGGAGAGATCGATGGCTTAAATGTGACGATCCCTCATAAAGTTGCGGTAATGCCCTTTTTAGATGCAATTGATGAAGATGCCATCGCAATCGGCGCTGTTAATACCATTAAAAAAGTAGGAAATCAAGTGATCGGCTACAATACAGACGCTGAAGGCTTTAAAGAATCGCTACTAGAGCGATTGCACATAAATACTGTAAGGGAGCAACGAGTACTTGTAATAGGTGCTGGAGGAGCGGCAAGAGCGATTGTTCATACACTCGGTAAAGATGGAGCCGTGCTCACCATTGTGAACCGGACAATGAGTAAAGCGGAAGATTTGGCGGCGATGTACCCGTTTGACGTAACAGTCCTGACGATTGAGGCAGCGGAAGCGATGTTGAATCAATTTGACATTGTGATCAATACTACATCTGTTGGGATGTCGTCCTTTACAAATGCATCACCGATAAAGCTTAATCAACTGGCGAGCTCAACTCTTGTTTGTGATCTTATTTATAATCCGTTAGAAACGACATTATTAAAAGAGGCAAAAAGTCGAGGCAATGCTACTCTAAACGGCGTAGGTATGCTTGTGAATCAAGCGGCTTTAGCTATTGAAATTTGGACAGGACAAAAACCAAATCGCAAGTTAATGGAAGTAACGCTTGTAAGTGAAGTAAGGAAATGA
- a CDS encoding YqeG family HAD IIIA-type phosphatase: MPDQYVKSIYEIDFTSLKTKGIKAVITDLDNTLVEWHRAEATPEVQDWFRHLDEYGLKVTIVSNNNERRVRAFCDPEKRVFIHSAKKPRRKAFRQACERMQVKPEETVVIGDQIFTDVLGGNRAGIHTILVVPVTQTDDWMTKANRKMERFVLRKLKKRGLVKWEDTKSNE, from the coding sequence ATGCCAGATCAATATGTGAAGAGTATATATGAGATTGATTTTACCAGTTTAAAAACTAAAGGAATAAAAGCTGTTATAACAGATTTAGATAATACACTTGTTGAATGGCACCGCGCAGAGGCAACGCCAGAAGTGCAAGATTGGTTTAGACATTTAGATGAGTATGGCTTGAAAGTAACGATTGTCTCTAATAATAATGAGAGAAGAGTTCGTGCATTCTGTGACCCAGAAAAGCGAGTTTTTATTCATAGCGCGAAAAAACCAAGAAGAAAAGCGTTTCGACAAGCATGTGAGCGAATGCAGGTCAAGCCTGAAGAGACGGTAGTCATTGGAGATCAAATTTTCACAGATGTGCTTGGCGGAAACCGAGCTGGTATACACACTATTTTGGTTGTGCCCGTTACGCAAACAGATGATTGGATGACAAAAGCAAATCGGAAGATGGAACGCTTTGTCTTAAGGAAATTGAAAAAAAGAGGGCTTGTGAAATGGGAGGATACGAAAAGTAATGAGTAA
- a CDS encoding nicotinate-nucleotide adenylyltransferase, which translates to MRRIGLFGGTFDPPHHGHLLIAQEAQLQLGLDEVWFIPVSSPPHKVRTGLTSGANRLALTKAAVNGHPAFKVLDLEVERKGKSYTYDTVYELREQYPRDHFYFLIGADMVEQLDHWYNISQLKDMVTFAAFDRPGSRIDKATGVTRIPFPQIDISSSFIRERVKANMPIRYFVPELVRKIIEEQSLYDGNNNRSMEHRPSSFTRETF; encoded by the coding sequence ATGCGAAGAATTGGATTGTTTGGTGGAACGTTTGATCCACCACACCATGGGCATTTATTAATTGCACAAGAAGCACAACTTCAGTTAGGACTAGATGAAGTGTGGTTTATTCCTGTTTCAAGCCCACCTCATAAAGTGCGAACCGGATTAACATCTGGTGCAAATCGACTTGCATTAACGAAAGCTGCTGTGAACGGACATCCTGCATTTAAAGTGCTTGACCTAGAAGTAGAACGTAAAGGAAAGTCGTACACATATGATACGGTGTATGAGTTACGAGAGCAATATCCGCGCGACCACTTTTATTTTCTTATTGGTGCCGATATGGTGGAACAACTAGATCATTGGTACAACATCAGCCAGCTTAAGGATATGGTGACATTTGCTGCGTTTGATCGACCAGGTTCGCGTATTGATAAAGCAACAGGAGTAACACGTATTCCATTTCCTCAAATAGACATTTCGTCTTCGTTTATTCGTGAACGAGTTAAGGCAAACATGCCAATTCGCTATTTCGTTCCAGAATTAGTAAGGAAAATCATAGAGGAGCAATCATTATATGACGGTAACAACAACAGAAGCATGGAACATCGTCCGTCGTCATTTACCAGAGAAACGTTTTAA
- a CDS encoding sporulation histidine kinase inhibitor Sda, translating to MEQLSDELLIETYRKALDLNLNQDFIDLIYKELYKRSLHDRVKLTS from the coding sequence ATGGAACAATTGTCAGATGAGCTTTTAATTGAAACCTATCGAAAAGCACTTGATTTAAATTTAAACCAAGACTTCATTGACTTAATCTACAAGGAATTGTACAAGCGTTCACTCCATGATCGGGTAAAATTAACTTCTTAA
- the rsfS gene encoding ribosome silencing factor, producing the protein MNSFLKLAVHTIDDKRGHNITALDMKGISPIADYFVICHGNSEKQVQAIAHELKKVFQEEGLEIKRLEGYDQARWVLLDIGDVVVHIFHKEERVYYNLEKLWGDAPSVPLQEVISQ; encoded by the coding sequence TTGAATTCATTTTTAAAATTAGCTGTTCATACAATAGACGATAAACGAGGTCATAACATTACGGCTCTTGACATGAAAGGAATCTCTCCGATTGCAGATTACTTTGTTATTTGTCACGGTAATTCTGAAAAACAAGTACAAGCAATCGCTCATGAATTAAAAAAAGTATTTCAAGAAGAAGGTTTAGAAATTAAACGACTTGAAGGGTATGACCAAGCCCGTTGGGTATTACTTGATATAGGAGATGTGGTTGTCCATATTTTCCATAAAGAGGAACGTGTTTACTATAATTTAGAAAAGCTTTGGGGTGACGCACCATCTGTCCCATTACAAGAGGTTATTAGCCAATGA
- a CDS encoding Na(+)/H(+) antiporter subunit C, translating into MEILMFIAIGVLFAVGTYFILCRSLLKVIIGILLISHGAHMLLLTMAGLRQGVPPLVDLSGSEATDPLPQAMILTAIVISFGITAFLVVLAYRTYRVNKTEDLDKLRGSDDE; encoded by the coding sequence ATGGAAATCTTAATGTTTATTGCCATAGGCGTTCTTTTTGCAGTTGGGACTTACTTTATTCTTTGCAGAAGTTTATTAAAAGTTATTATTGGCATTCTGCTTATCTCTCATGGCGCACACATGCTGCTTTTAACAATGGCAGGCTTAAGACAAGGGGTTCCTCCTCTCGTTGATCTTTCCGGTAGCGAGGCAACAGACCCTTTACCACAAGCTATGATCTTAACAGCGATCGTCATTAGTTTTGGCATTACAGCATTTCTTGTTGTTCTCGCCTATCGAACCTATCGAGTAAACAAAACGGAAGACTTGGATAAGTTAAGGGGTTCTGACGATGAATAA
- the yqeK gene encoding bis(5'-nucleosyl)-tetraphosphatase (symmetrical) YqeK: MTVTTTEAWNIVRRHLPEKRFKHTVGVRDTAIQLAQHYQVDEKKAELAAIVHDLCKYFNIDEMKQGLATVGEHHWATCGSELLHAPYCAIYVEKELGIKDNDVLQAIRSHTTGRAAMSPLEQVVFVADYIEPNRSFLGVDEARKYATVSLDAACLFSLTNTIQYLLSKKSPIHPYTVEAYNYYTLKGEQKG, encoded by the coding sequence ATGACGGTAACAACAACAGAAGCATGGAACATCGTCCGTCGTCATTTACCAGAGAAACGTTTTAAACATACGGTTGGTGTTCGTGATACAGCGATTCAACTAGCACAACACTATCAAGTTGATGAAAAAAAAGCAGAGCTAGCAGCCATTGTTCATGATCTTTGCAAATACTTTAATATTGATGAAATGAAGCAAGGCTTAGCTACTGTAGGAGAACATCATTGGGCAACATGTGGAAGTGAACTGCTTCACGCTCCATATTGCGCGATATATGTGGAAAAAGAACTTGGTATTAAAGATAACGATGTCCTTCAAGCGATTCGCTCACATACAACAGGTAGGGCTGCTATGAGTCCATTGGAACAAGTTGTTTTTGTAGCCGATTATATTGAACCAAACCGTTCTTTTCTTGGAGTAGATGAAGCACGGAAGTATGCAACAGTTAGCCTGGACGCTGCTTGTCTTTTTAGTTTAACGAATACCATTCAGTATTTACTCTCGAAGAAGTCACCAATTCATCCGTATACCGTTGAAGCATATAATTATTACACATTGAAAGGGGAACAAAAAGGTTGA